The window TTGTTGGAACGGCGGGTACATCGAGCCATGCTGGCCTATCACATGCGGGATACGTTGCTTCACATGTTTGATCCGCGCCCCTCCTGCTTCCCCAACAGCATTCATGCGACAACCAAAGTACGTCCTCAACGACTGGCTCTGTGGATGGTGCGCCGCGGTAATAGCCTGCTACCTTGGCATGGCGTAGGAGTTCTCGAGCCATCCGGGATCAATGTACGCCCCGCTGCAGAGGTGATCGACAACCCCGCGTTTTGCCCCCTCTACCTCGAAGCCGAAAACACCCCCTTCCTGTACCTGCAGGTTGGCGTTGAAAGAAAACCATCCAGCTCATATCCACATGCAGCCTTCCAGGAACATTCTGTTTGTTAGCAGCGGGGCCGACTTCTACGGTGGCGGACGTTCGTTGCTCCCCGTCGTCGAGCGCCTCGGACCGGAATGGCGGCCACACTTCGTTGTTCCCGGCCGCGGTCGATTCCTCACGGAATTAAGTCGTAGAAACTATCCGGTACATCGGCTCAATGTCACAGTTCGATCGGGGAGTGGCTGGATGCTGAGGAGGATGATCAGGATCTTCCGACTAGCCTGGATAATCTGGAAAAACAATATCCGGTTGGTGCATCTCAATCTCCATTTTGAGGCTTCGCTCGTAGTGGCAGCTTGTGCGATCACCTGCGTTCCTCTTATCGTGCACGTCCGCAACATGGTGACAGAACCCGTGGACAGCTCTCTTCGCAAGTCTGACGGAATCATTGTGATCTCCAAAGCGGTCTCAGATGCCCTGTTTAGCGTCGGCAAACTTACGCCGGCCGACGTCGCTGGCAGGCTGTGGCTCGTACCCGATGGCCGCGAGCTTTCGCCTTATCGGGACGGAGACCGCCTGCAGGTGCGCCGCGAATTAGGCTGGGACCAGGGCGAAAAGATAGTGGGGATGGTGGCTCGAATCACTCCCATGAAGGGACAGGAGATTTTCCTGCAGATGGCGGCATTTGTGGCAAAGGCGCTGCCAGAAGCAAGATTCCTCCTGGTTGGAGGACCCTTCGACGATCATGGCGCGGAATACCTGCGGAATCTGCAACAGTTGGTGTCCAATTTGGGGCTGTCGGACAGGGTCGTGTTTACAGGGTATCGCGAGGATGTTCCAAGGCTGCTCAGCGCGCTCGATTGCTTTGTCCATCCGAGTCGGCGAGGCGCGTTCGTCAGCGTCCTGATCGAAGCCATGGCCAGCCGCATACCCATCGTGGCGTCGGATGTGGACGGGATTCCTGAATGTGTTGGCCGCGATGGCGCTGCGGCCCTGGTGTACCCGATAACGCCAGAGGGGTTTGCTGAGGCCACGTTGAAGATCCTTCAGGATAAACAAATCGCCGCAAACATGGGCCGGATCGGGCGACTGCGGGCGCAACGCTACGAGATCACAGGATTGGCGCGGGAAACCGAAAATATTTTCGATACTGTGCGGAATCGTTTTCGGACCTTCCTCTAGATGTCACTCCCCTCTAACAGGAGTCCCTTGTTTTCCCTTCCGTTCATAATCCTGGTCTCCCGCAAATATCAGACCGCCAGAGACCCAAGGAACCTCTTCCCTAAGCCTTGCGTATTTCTCGCGAGGGACCCACAAAATGAAACGATCTTTCCTGCTGCAGGCGGTCGCGACGGGCTCGCTCTGGATCGGCTTGCTGCTTCCCGTGCTCATTGTCGCGCTTCGATGGAATCACCAGCGCCTCGACAAGCGTCTGCTTCTGTTTTTCACCCTAATCTACTTGGACCTGATCTGCGCGCTGGCGCCGCGGGTCGGGAACGCACAGGAAGCGTCTGGCCGTGCATCCTGGTGCACAATGTCGTCGACGGCTTGCCCTTGGTCGCAAGCCTCATGAGTTAGGCTTCCTGTACTCCAGCATCTAGCTTCCCAGCATCGTTACGCTGTCTACGTGCAGCGCCTCTCCCTTAACGCTCCCTTTTACGTTCACGTGATGGCCGATGTGATCTTTCAAAGCGTCGGGATTATCCACGCTCAGAATCTTCCGATCCTGATCGGTCACGAATACCATTTTCTCGCCCGCCTCGATGCACTTCTTGGCGCACGCTTCTTTGCCTGGACCAGCGTGGGCGGCGCACTTTGCGTCACTTACCCAGCCTGTCATTGAAGCGTCTCCGGCAAAGGAAGCCGTGCTTAGGGCCGCAATCAGGCAAGCCGCAGCTAAAAACCCCACCAATCTCTTCATATTCCATCTCCTAAGAAGTTTGACTGTTTTCCCCACATCACGATTCTTATCTTCCGCAGCATCGAAAGGCAACAGGAATCCTCAGTTCTGGGACGAGGCGCAAATTCCGAGGCTGCCCGTTTCAACTCCGCTCTGTCTCCCGCCAATTCCACTGTTTGTTTTGCCACTGAAAGGGGTAGGCAGGGTTGGGCGGGTTCTTACTTCTTCGCCGCATTCACCGGTGGCTTCTGACTGGGAGTCGGTGTGGGCAGCAGGAAGATCACCTCGCCCGGCTTGGCGTAGCGCAATTGCTCGCGAGCTTCCCGCTCGATCGCCTGCGGGTCGTGTTTCAGCTTGTCAACCTGTCGTGTCAGCGCCTGGTTTTCCTTCTGCATAGAGTTCACTTCGTCTTGCAACTGGCGGTATTCCGCTTTCTTGTTCTCGTAGATCACCATGCCATTGGCGCCCCAGATCACGTGAAACGCCATCCACACTGCCAGCGCGCCAACCCCAGCAGTGGCCACCTGCCGGCGCCGCCGATAGAAACCTTCGGCAAGAGTCCGGACCCTCTGCCAGTGCTCCCACCTTCTTATCAACTCCTGCAATTCTTCCGGCATTCGCTCCCGGCCCGTTTTGATTACGATCGACTTAAAGACTCTCGCTGTTCGCTACAAACTCTCAGCCTCATCTGGAGTGAGGACGGCTGGCTTTACAATTCTCCGATCGCAACTTGGTAGTGAACTTCTCTTTTACTTCAGGGGTCAAGCGGAAGTTCTCTCGCAAGGGATAAAAGGAACCAACTTTGGCAAATATTTCCTGCAGCTGCTACCAGGCTCTCCTTGCGGCCGGCAATCAGCTCGCACGTCAGTAGAGTGGATGTCGCAGAAAGGCTTTCAGGGGATCGCGAAAAGCGCAACAATTGTAAACAATGACTGATAAAAGGGTCGTACTGTCTACTGCAGAAACTGAGTCCGAAGCAATCACGATCGCCCAGGCGCTTGTCGAGCGGAAGCTGGCTGCTTGCGTCAATATCGTTGGGCCGATCCGCTCCATCTATCGTTGGAAGGGGGAGGTGGAGAACGCGACCGAATTCCTGCTGCTTGTTAAGACCAGCTCCGATCTCTTCGATCGCGTCCACGACACGATTCGCCAGCTTCACTCCTACGAACTGCCGGAGTGCATCCAGCTCCCCATCGAAGCTGGCAGCCAGGCGTATTTGGATTGGATCAGCGAGTCCGTGCTGAGTTAGTTCCTACTAGCCGAAAGTCCGCCACTACAGGTGCCGTCTCTAGGTTTCCCTAGGCGTCCTTTGTGATGAAAGGTTTTCGCCTCTCAGCCAGCGCCCACCCGAATTTTGTCTTACAATTTTGCATCACATAATCATGGACGAAATTTCCAGGAACTCCACCTCTGAATCCTGGCCGCCTGTTCCCGGCAAGTGGATCGCGCTGCTCGTGGCGGCTGTGGTACTCGCCCACGCTATTTGGGCCTGCCTGTCTGCGCTTACGAATGGCCTGCTGCTGCCGTTCCTATCGGGGATCGCGGGACCGGATCCTCAAGTTACGCAGTTCCTTGGCAAAGCGGATCCTGGCTTCCCCGCAATTGTCAGCTCGCTTTTCGAACTGGTAGTAGCGGGCTTGGCTTTCCTGCTCATCCGCCGATGGACCGGGCCGAGGCCAACGCCAGCGCCGGCAAAACCTGCAAGAACGGTGAAGGTAGTTAAACAGGTGAGAGTCGCCAAGGCGGTTTCGCGGTCAGCTTCGCAGCCCCTTTCCATCATAGCTCCGCCAAAGGCCGCCGAAACCTCCGCTGAACCCCAGCCGTCGGTTAAGCCTGACGTCTCACCGCAGTTGTCTTCTGCGCCACCAAAAACCGTAGAGCCGCCAATTGCCTCAACAGCTCAGACGGTCGCCGAAGAGCCAGTATCCCCTCCAAGACAAGTAGAGCAGCCACCTGCGGCCCCTTCGCCGACGACAGCGGAGATGCAGGTTCGCACATCAGAGCCAGTTGAAAAGCCCGTCCCCGCTCGTCTCCAACCCGTGGATAAGCCCGTACAAGTTCCATCGGAGATGCGCGGGGAAGAGCCAGCTGCAGTGTCCCCACAAGAGTCCGACACATTGTCAGCGACTCCTCCGGCCCATTCCGCACCTGTGTCGCCGCCGACGAAACCAAAAAAGGCTAAAGAAAAAGAGAAGGAGGTCTATTACAACCTCGTCGGCGACCCTATAGGTCCGGTCGAGGACGAGTGAGAAACAGGGCTGTCTACGCCGGTTTTTTCCCACGCAGATTCAATCGCCAGTAGTCGAGCTGGCGATGGCCTTCCCCAACTATCGCATCCAGAAATTTGCCCTTGTAGTGCTGCGGAAGTGGGGCAAGGTGACGATGGAATACTATCGAGGCCAGATATTCGCGATAGGCATCCTCTGAAGCCAGTTCGAGCGGAGCCGGTTCCAGCCAGGTCTCGACCTTCGCAAACCCGGCCTCCTCCATCCGGCGTTTCGTCGTCTCGGCGTCGGCGTACTCCCAAGGCTCCTCCCAGTTCGCGAAGAATGGCCGTATTTCCGAGGAATCCATGAACCGGTTGGCCATAACTCGAATCCGCGCCAGATTCGGACCGCCACCGCATTGCGCTTCCAGCCAGCCGCCAGGATCCAGTGCTCGAAACAATCCACGGAAGAGCGCCGCATGATCCTTGACCCAGTGGAATGCAGCGGTGCTGAAGATGCCATCGAACTCTTCGTCAAACGCGAGGCGTCCTAGGTCAGCCTGTGCAAATCGCACTCGCTTGCCAAAACTCGGCTGCAAAGACTGACGTGCGCTTTCCAGCATGTTTGACGAAAGATCGACGGCGGTGACCCGGCCCTGCGGCAAGCGTTCTAACAGCGCCGCCGTCAGGCGACCGGTGCCGCAGCCGGCATCCATCACGTGTTCGTCGCCGCGCAACTCGCACCGGGCAAGTACTTTCAGGCCCCATTCGAACTGTGGGTTCGAAATCCGATGATAGATCTCCGCATTCCACTCGATTGAATTCACCATGCCCTGGATCGCTGCTTCTGCCTAAAGAGGCAGTTTGCCCGCGGGGCTCCTAAGTGTCTCGCAGTCAGGTTTGTGGTTCTCGGCTCCAATTCGTGACCTTCGTGTCCCTCGTCGTGAAAGGTTTTCAAATGCCCGCAAGTGCCTGGTTGAGATCCTGGATAATGTCCTCCACATCCTCGATTCCCACCGAAATCCGCACCATGCCATCGGTTAGCCCGATGGCCTTGCGGCCCTTTTCGCCCAGCGCCGCATGAGTCATGGTCGCGGGATGGGAAATCAACGTCTCCACTCCGCCCAAAGACTCTCCCAGCGAGCACACTGGCCCCACACGCCTCAACAGCTTCTTGGC of the Terriglobales bacterium genome contains:
- the cutA gene encoding divalent-cation tolerance protein CutA yields the protein MTDKRVVLSTAETESEAITIAQALVERKLAACVNIVGPIRSIYRWKGEVENATEFLLLVKTSSDLFDRVHDTIRQLHSYELPECIQLPIEAGSQAYLDWISESVLS
- a CDS encoding glycosyltransferase, coding for MIRIFRLAWIIWKNNIRLVHLNLHFEASLVVAACAITCVPLIVHVRNMVTEPVDSSLRKSDGIIVISKAVSDALFSVGKLTPADVAGRLWLVPDGRELSPYRDGDRLQVRRELGWDQGEKIVGMVARITPMKGQEIFLQMAAFVAKALPEARFLLVGGPFDDHGAEYLRNLQQLVSNLGLSDRVVFTGYREDVPRLLSALDCFVHPSRRGAFVSVLIEAMASRIPIVASDVDGIPECVGRDGAAALVYPITPEGFAEATLKILQDKQIAANMGRIGRLRAQRYEITGLARETENIFDTVRNRFRTFL
- a CDS encoding septum formation initiator family protein, which translates into the protein MPEELQELIRRWEHWQRVRTLAEGFYRRRRQVATAGVGALAVWMAFHVIWGANGMVIYENKKAEYRQLQDEVNSMQKENQALTRQVDKLKHDPQAIEREAREQLRYAKPGEVIFLLPTPTPSQKPPVNAAKK
- a CDS encoding methyltransferase domain-containing protein codes for the protein MVNSIEWNAEIYHRISNPQFEWGLKVLARCELRGDEHVMDAGCGTGRLTAALLERLPQGRVTAVDLSSNMLESARQSLQPSFGKRVRFAQADLGRLAFDEEFDGIFSTAAFHWVKDHAALFRGLFRALDPGGWLEAQCGGGPNLARIRVMANRFMDSSEIRPFFANWEEPWEYADAETTKRRMEEAGFAKVETWLEPAPLELASEDAYREYLASIVFHRHLAPLPQHYKGKFLDAIVGEGHRQLDYWRLNLRGKKPA